Proteins found in one Triticum aestivum cultivar Chinese Spring chromosome 4D, IWGSC CS RefSeq v2.1, whole genome shotgun sequence genomic segment:
- the LOC123100666 gene encoding ervatamin-B-like has translation MFRRAFGFGTVGRTLLRRSAAAGAPSGSTPAGPRLRHLHSKRNLGDTSGRRVGFFSRDPRTYVMAIPACCVGLGLWYMKKVEEHAEKSTRPSRIDWVEAGVVSPVVRNQKSCGCCWAMAAAASVEAIHILKTSQKISLSVQELIDCDYSNSGCWGGFSLRALRYIQRNGLSSESSYPYRARRGICKKDKPVAARISGFRFVYWTEEALEKAVARQPVIVSLQGTIYLDNYKGGIMDYEALPTRTNMHNVLIVGYGTDPSGVKYWRFKNSWGDGWGEGGFGRIRRHVADKRGVLGMFMEPGLYPVLNI, from the exons CGGGCGTTTGGCTTTGGCACGGTGGGGAGGACCCTGCTGCGCCGGTCCGCGGCGGCCGGCGCGCCGTCGGGCTCGACGCCGGCCGGACCTAGGCTGCGACACCTACAC TCTAAGAGGAATCTTGGGGATACTTCTGGCCGTCGCGTTGGCTTCTTTAGCAG GGACCCCAGGACGTACGTGATGGCAATACCTGCATGCTGCGTTGGTCttggactttggtatatgaagaaGGTTGAAGAGCATGCTGAGAAGTCCACCCGCCCGTCGAGGATTGACTGGGTCGAAGCTGGTGTTGTCTCTCCGGTTGTGAGGAACCAAAAAAGTTGTG GCTGTTGTTGGGCGATGGCGGCTGCAGCCTCAGTGGAAGCAATACACATCCTGAAAACCTCGCAGAAGATCTCCCTGTCAGTTCAAGAGCTCATTGACTGTGATTACAGCAACAGTGGCTGCTGGGGTGGTTTCTCTCTTCGCGCTCTCCGGTATATACAAAGGAATGGACTCTCGAGCGAATCCTCCTACCCATACCGGGCTCGGAGAGGTATTTGCAAGAAGGACAAACCAGTAGCAGCAAGGATATCAGGCTTTCGGTTTGTCTACTGGACCGAGGAGGCTCTAGAGAAAGCAGTAGCGAGGCAGCCCGTGATTGTCAGTTTACAGGGCACAATTTATCTTGATAATTACAAAGGGGGCATCATGGACTATGAAGCCTTGCCAACAAGAACTAACATGCATAATGTCTTGATTGTTGGTTATGGCACGGATCCCAGCGGCGTTAAGTATTGGCGCTTCAAGAACTCATGGGGAGATGGTTGGGGCGAGGGTGGGTTTGGGAGGATCCGCAGGCATGTTGCTGACAAGCGAGGTGTCTTGGGTATGTTTATGGAGCCAGGACTATATCCAGTGCTTAATATCTGA